The Croceibacterium sp. TMG7-5b_MA50 genome segment CATCGTGCTGCCGCACGAGCAGGCGCCCAATCCGTATGTGACGCCGTACTTGGCGTTCCAGTTCCACTATTTCGCGTTACGCAAGATGCACTTCCTGATCCGCGCGAAGGCGGTGGCGGTGTTCCCGGGCGGGTTCGGCACCTTCGACGAGATGTTCGAGCTGCTGACGCTGATCCAGACCGGCAAGATGAAGCCGATCCCCGTATTGCTGTTCGGGCGGGAGTTCTGGACCCAGGTCATCGACTTTGACGCGCTGGCGCGCGAAGGTGTTATTTCGCGTCGTGATCTCGACCTAATCACCTGGTGCGAGACAGCGGAAGATGCCTGGCGCGCGATCGCCGAATTCTATCGCCTGGACCGCTGACCTTGACCGGAGGCGACGGCTTGGCTAAGCGCGCCGCTTTCCTGCGGGTCTTGGCCCGGGGTGATTCTGCAACCACAATCCATGCTTATCCGGCCCGCGTTCGAATTTCAGGGGGCGCGCCGGCAGGAACACAAGGACGAACATGGCCAATACGCCGCAAGCCCGCAAGCGCATCCGTCGCAACGAAGCCCGTGCCGAGATCAACGGCGCGCGCGTCAGCCGTATCCGCAGCTTCGTGAAGAAGGTTGAGACGGCGCTGGCCAGCGGCGACAAGTCCGCTGCGCAGACTGCCCTGCTGCAGGCGCAGCCGGAACTGGCGCGCGGCGTTGCCCGCGGCGTGGTCCACAAGAACACCGCCGCTCGCAAGATGAGCCGGCTGAGCAAGCGCGTCGCCGCGCTCTGAGACCAGGCTGATTCGGCACTCTGTCGGGTGCCGGATGGGCCGGTCACGGAACGGAAAAAGAACGGGGTCGGTGGTCTGCCACCGGCCCTTTTTCTTTGTCCGCGAGCCATAGGCCCGGCTGCTGCGGCGACTCCGCACAAATCCGCGATTCGCCAAAGTGTCACATGCAAAAGTGTGTTAAAACAGGCACTTGAACGTACGCCTGCGGCTTTGCGGGTGGTCAATGGCCTATTTTTGCATTTATTTGAAAGCCGGCTCTTGCCCGCTCCGCCGCCCGCTTCATAACGGGCGACGGACCGGGGCGAAGCTGCGGTTCCATCATGGAAGATGTGCTGCGATCTCCCCCGCTGTCCTACGCGGTTTGCGGGAGGGGCGGAGCATTGCCGGGCGTCCGGCGGCCATGATCGGATACCGTATCGGGCAAGATGAAGGGGCAGGAAGCCG includes the following:
- the rpsT gene encoding 30S ribosomal protein S20 — its product is MANTPQARKRIRRNEARAEINGARVSRIRSFVKKVETALASGDKSAAQTALLQAQPELARGVARGVVHKNTAARKMSRLSKRVAAL